The Candidatus Hydrothermales bacterium genome has a segment encoding these proteins:
- a CDS encoding ATP-binding protein: MFPIYIYEFLRKIKMESSDLLKNEMERLLLLQNIIDGRIILNKSKINIYDFILDFVDKEKEEGIIFQIDLFSPIDSLQIETDKDYLYKIIKEIINNSKTAILRSGLIRIKINKKKHVILEISDSGIGISKSDIDKIFDPFFLTNYKFFKGHLGIGLSIVKGLLKFMGSEIKVESEYLRGTKVTLYLI; this comes from the coding sequence ATGTTTCCAATCTACATCTATGAGTTTCTAAGAAAAATAAAGATGGAAAGTAGTGATCTTCTCAAAAACGAAATGGAAAGACTTTTACTTTTACAAAACATTATTGATGGTAGAATAATATTAAATAAAAGCAAGATAAATATTTATGACTTTATACTAGATTTTGTTGATAAAGAAAAGGAGGAAGGAATTATCTTTCAAATTGATCTTTTTTCTCCAATAGATAGTTTACAGATAGAAACAGATAAAGATTATCTATACAAGATCATAAAAGAAATAATCAATAATTCAAAGACAGCGATCTTACGATCTGGATTGATAAGGATAAAAATTAATAAAAAAAAGCATGTTATTTTAGAAATAAGTGACTCAGGAATAGGAATATCTAAGTCAGATATAGACAAAATTTTTGATCCCTTTTTTTTAACAAATTATAAGTTTTTTAAGGGTCATCTTGGAATAGGCCTTTCGATTGTAAAGGGACTATTAAAATTTATGGGATCAGAAATAAAAGTTGAATCAGAATACTTAAGAGGAACGAAAGTAACTTTATATTTGATTTAA